In the genome of Caulobacter flavus, the window AGCTGACGGGCTATACCCCCGCCGAGTTCCTGGTCGCGCCCAACCTGCTGGGCGTCAGCGAGGAGGACGGCGCCAAGGCCGTGGCGGCCGTGCGCTCGCTGAAGGGGCCGACCGACAGTCGCACCCTGGAATACCGGTTCCGCCGCAAGGACGGTCGGGTGATCTGGGTCGAGAGCACCTACTCGCTGGTGCCCCAGGAGGAGGGCGGCGGCTTCATCGCCACCAGCCGCGACATCACCGAGCGCAAGCGCCTGGCCGAGGAGCTGGCGCGGGTGGCCGCCGAGGCCCAGGCCGCGGCGGCGGCCAAGGCCGACTTCCTGGCCAACATGACCCACGAACTGCGGACGCCTCTGACGGCCATCATCGGCTTCTCGGGCCTGCTGCGGCAGTCGTCGGCCCTGGCCGAAACCGACGCGCGCCAGGTGCGCCTGATCCACGAGGCCAGCAACACCCTGCTGGGCGTCATCAACGACGTGCTGGACTTCTCGCGCCTGGAGGCGGGGCTGGAGTTCGACGCCGAGCCCTTCAAGCCCTGCGACATCGCCCGCTCGGCAGCGGCCCTGATCGAGAGCCAGGCCCAGGCCAAGGGCCTGTCGGTGCTGATCGAGTTCGGGCCCGGCCTCAAGCCGCTGCTGGGCGACGCGGCGCGATTGAGCCAGGTGATGCTGAACTTCCTGTCGAACGCGGTGAAGTTCACCAGCGAGGGGCAGATCGTCATCAGCGTCGAACAGGCCCCGACGGCGGTGGGGCAGCGCCTGCGGATGGCGGTGCGCGACAGCGGCATCGGCCTGCCCGACGACATGCACGAGGCGGTGTTCGAGCGCTTCATCCAGGCTGACGCCGGGGTCGCGCGCCGGTTCGGCGGCACGGGCCTGGGCCTGGCGATCTGCAAGCGGATCATCGAGGCGATGGACGGCCGCATCGGCGTCGAGAGCGCGCCGGGGCGCGGTTCGACCTTCTGGTTCGAGGTCGAGCTGCCGATCACCGAGACCGTGGCCAACGACCTGCCCGCGACGCCCCAGCCGGCGGCGCTGGAGCGCTCGGTGCGGCTGCTGCTGGTCGAGGACAACGCCGCCAACCGCGAACTGATCGGCGCGCTGCTGGCGCCGTTCGAGGTCGAGGTCGAGATGGCCGTCGACGGGGTGGCGGCGGTCGACGCCTTCAAGGCGGGCAAGGCCTACGACCTGGTGCTGATGGACGTGCAGATGCCGGTGATGGACGGCCTGACCGCCACCCGCCGCATTCGGGCGCTGGAGCCGATGGGCGTGCGCACCCCGATCGTGGCCATGACCGCCAACGTCCTGCCCGACCAGATCGCCACCTGCATGGCCGCCGGCATGGACGACCACCTGGGCAAGCCGATCAGTCCGGGAAAGCTGCTGGAAGCCGTGGCGCGATGGAGCAGGGCGGAGGCGGCGTGAAGACCCTCTCCCGGAAGGGGGAGGTGTCGGCGAAGCCGACGGAGGGGGATGTGGCTTGCGAGCCTGCGACCCTCTCGACGTCAGCAGTTACTTCCCCCTCCGGCCCTTCGGGCCACCTCCCCTTCAGGGGGAGGGTCTGGGTGACTCCCTTCCCCCTTGATGGGGGAAGGGCCGGGGATGGGGGTGATCACTGCGCTTGGTCTTGAAACGAAAATGGGGGCGGAACGCGCGGTTCCCCCCATCCCAACCCTTCCCCCATCAAGGGGGAAGGGCTCTATTTCGTTGATCAGTTGATGTCGGGGATCTGGTCGCTCGTCGCCGAGGGCCTGGCCTTTTCGCCGCGGCCCCAGAGGCGTTCGTACTTCCAGCCGGTGAGGTCCTCGACGATGGCCTTGGACTCGGGGCTCTCGGCTTCCGTCGCGCCGGCGCGCAGGCGTTCGACCTCGTGGACCAGAACCTCGTGGGTCTTGGCGTTGAGGCGGAACTTCCACGAGATGATCATGCCGGTGACCATCACCAGGATCGGGCCGCCGACCATGATCAGCACCAGGGTGTGGATCGCCTGCGGGGTCTGGTGGACCACCTGGCCCTTGCCGCCCGAGACGAAGCCGCCCAGGCCCAGCAGGGTGGTGGTCAGCAGGATGGCGCCCGACTGGGCGATCTTGCGCACGAAGGTCATGACGCCGGCGAAGATGCCCTCGCGGCGCTGGCCGGTGACGGCCTCGTCGACGTCGGGCAGGTAGTTGTAGACGCCCCAGGGCACGAAGTTCAGCGTGCCGCGGCCCAGGCCAGCCAGGATGATCGGCAGGAACAGCCAGAACAGGACGGTCGGGTTGAAGCCCGCGCCGGCGGCGTTGAAGATGTTGCCGTGCAGGCCCTCGACGCCGGCGGCGAAGCCGGCCGGCTTGACCAGGTAGAAGCCCAGGAACAGCAGCAGGGCCGCGCAGACGAAGCTGATGGCCATGCGGTAGGCGGCCGTCGGGCCGGTCTTGATGATCACGCGGATGGCGATCATCACCGAGATCAGCTGGGCGAAGTACATCATCGTCATCGCCTGGGAGATCACCAGGGTCGAGCCGACCATCACCGTGGCCACGAACAGCGGGAAGGCGGTGTTGAAGATGTCCTGGCTGATGTAGCCGCCCAGATACAGCGACAGGTGCTGGCGGAAGGCCTTCAGCTTCAGGGTCGAGAACAGGTCGCGGAACATGTTGACCGGGATCAGCGCGGCCTTGCCCCAGTCCATGGGCTCGGGCTGTATCAGCTTCTCTTCCTCGGTGTAGGGGCGCTCCCAGGTGAACAGCACCACCAGCACCACGACCAGGCTGAACAGGCCGCCGAAGATGGCCGCCATGATCAGGAAGGTGTTGGAGCTGTCCTTGCCGCCGAAGTTGTTGATGATCAGCGTGGGCAGGTACGAGGCCAGGATCGCCGAGCTCTGGGCGATCAGCATGCGGGCGCCCGCGAACTTTGCCTTCTCCTTGTAATCCTTCGTCATTTCCGCCGCGAGGGTTTCCCACGGGATCAGGAACATCGTGTAGACGAACTCGAAGAAGATGAAGGTCACGAGGTAGTAGGTGAAGGTCTGGCCCGACACGAAGATCAGGGCGAAGCTGGGCAGCAGCGGGATGGTCAGCAGCAGGAAGATCTTCCGCCGCCCGACCTTACGGCCGATCCAGGTGTGGCGCAGGTTGTCGGAGATGTAGCCGATCAGCGGGCAGGTGATCGCTTCCAGCAGGCGCGGAAGGCCCAGGATCAGGCCGGTCTTGACCGGCGACAGTCCGCAGAAGGTGATGAAGAAGTAGGCCAGCCAGCCGGTGATCACGGCTTGCGCGCCGGCCCCCAGCATGTCGCCGGAGCCCCAGCCCCAATAGTTGACCCAGGACGGTTTGCGGGCGTCTGGCGTGGCCATGTGCGTCTCATTCCCAAGAGAAGGGGGTCTTGTCGCCCCCAAGTCCGGTCCGGCGCTGGGCCGGACCGGATGAGTTCAGAAGTCAGCGGCCTAGATGAAGGCGCGCTGGAACTCGCCGAGCGCCAGCATGGCCAGCGACTGGCCGTACGGCATCGAGGTCAGCGGGATGTCCTTGTAGCCCTGGATCGTGTCGAACACCGGGGTGCCGAACGAGACCTGCTGCAGTTCGCCGGCGTCGTCGATGTTGGCCAGCACGCCCTTGATGGCGCGGATGGCGACGGCTTCGTATTCCTTGCCGATGTAGCGCTTGCGGACGGCCTTCAGCACGCCGTAGGCGAAACCGGCCGTGGCCGAGGCTTCAAGGTACGAGGTCTTGTCGTCGATGATCGTGTGCCACAGGCCCGACTCCTGGTCCTGGAACTTGGTCAGGGCCTTGATCTGGGCTTCGAGGGCGTCGATCAGGAAGGCGCGCAGGCCGTCGCCCGGCTTCAGGTCGAGCAGTTCGATGAATTCCGGGATGGCGATCGTCACCCAGCAGTTCCCGCGGGCCCACAGGGCGTCGGCGAAGTTGTGACGGCCCTCGAAGGTCCAGCCGTGGAACCACAGGCCGGTCTTGCGGTCGGCCAGGTACTTGATGTGGACCATGAACTGGCGCTTGGCCTCCTCGACGAAGTCGGGGCGGTCGAGCAGCAGGCCGATCTTGGCCAGCGGCAGCACGCTCATCATCAGCGTGTCGTCCCACAGCTGCTGCGGGTTCTCGCTGTTGAAGACGATGTGCTGGAAGCCGCCTTCCTCGGTGCGCGGACCTTCGTACATGACGTAGTCGGCCCAGGT includes:
- a CDS encoding ATP-binding protein; this encodes MAVVTDYVVNIVILKRAEVFTPWMTMTIVVIVGGPLFYFLHSQRLNLRAAKLDLSHSLKIQRQTAEEAERRRCEAERALSRLREHESLYRILANNLTDALLMWWSDGRRRYNSPAIEQLTGYTPAEFLVAPNLLGVSEEDGAKAVAAVRSLKGPTDSRTLEYRFRRKDGRVIWVESTYSLVPQEEGGGFIATSRDITERKRLAEELARVAAEAQAAAAAKADFLANMTHELRTPLTAIIGFSGLLRQSSALAETDARQVRLIHEASNTLLGVINDVLDFSRLEAGLEFDAEPFKPCDIARSAAALIESQAQAKGLSVLIEFGPGLKPLLGDAARLSQVMLNFLSNAVKFTSEGQIVISVEQAPTAVGQRLRMAVRDSGIGLPDDMHEAVFERFIQADAGVARRFGGTGLGLAICKRIIEAMDGRIGVESAPGRGSTFWFEVELPITETVANDLPATPQPAALERSVRLLLVEDNAANRELIGALLAPFEVEVEMAVDGVAAVDAFKAGKAYDLVLMDVQMPVMDGLTATRRIRALEPMGVRTPIVAMTANVLPDQIATCMAAGMDDHLGKPISPGKLLEAVARWSRAEAA
- a CDS encoding MFS transporter produces the protein MATPDARKPSWVNYWGWGSGDMLGAGAQAVITGWLAYFFITFCGLSPVKTGLILGLPRLLEAITCPLIGYISDNLRHTWIGRKVGRRKIFLLLTIPLLPSFALIFVSGQTFTYYLVTFIFFEFVYTMFLIPWETLAAEMTKDYKEKAKFAGARMLIAQSSAILASYLPTLIINNFGGKDSSNTFLIMAAIFGGLFSLVVVLVVLFTWERPYTEEEKLIQPEPMDWGKAALIPVNMFRDLFSTLKLKAFRQHLSLYLGGYISQDIFNTAFPLFVATVMVGSTLVISQAMTMMYFAQLISVMIAIRVIIKTGPTAAYRMAISFVCAALLLFLGFYLVKPAGFAAGVEGLHGNIFNAAGAGFNPTVLFWLFLPIILAGLGRGTLNFVPWGVYNYLPDVDEAVTGQRREGIFAGVMTFVRKIAQSGAILLTTTLLGLGGFVSGGKGQVVHQTPQAIHTLVLIMVGGPILVMVTGMIISWKFRLNAKTHEVLVHEVERLRAGATEAESPESKAIVEDLTGWKYERLWGRGEKARPSATSDQIPDIN
- a CDS encoding glycoside hydrolase family 88/105 protein is translated as MPNLAHGIEAKDVKAKIALLISNLVDITDETGEFLLRLDDGRVIDTKGWNDWEWTHGVGLYGLWKQYEMYGDERAFDIMTKWFADRFEAGTPTKNINTVSPFLTLAYLYEATGDHTYIPYLETWADYVMYEGPRTEEGGFQHIVFNSENPQQLWDDTLMMSVLPLAKIGLLLDRPDFVEEAKRQFMVHIKYLADRKTGLWFHGWTFEGRHNFADALWARGNCWVTIAIPEFIELLDLKPGDGLRAFLIDALEAQIKALTKFQDQESGLWHTIIDDKTSYLEASATAGFAYGVLKAVRKRYIGKEYEAVAIRAIKGVLANIDDAGELQQVSFGTPVFDTIQGYKDIPLTSMPYGQSLAMLALGEFQRAFI